A window of the Pseudodesulfovibrio hydrargyri genome harbors these coding sequences:
- a CDS encoding ATP-grasp domain-containing protein, with translation MKAVILGKNGGRHTVMLQEALAARGVNAPCLAINRLTARPGRDPLATLAGKGPDDRSLAEADVVFVRCVPGGSLEQVVYRLDILHNLVLAGKWVVNPPTAIERGVDKYLALGLLAKEGLPVPATVVTERVDEALAAFAELGGDVVVKPLFGAEGRGMNRVQDPDVAYRVFKALELGGYVYYLQEYMEHDNEDIRLFVIGGEVLAAMRRQGTTWKTNISVGAKGVALTPDRELADMAVRAAAAVGADYAGVDVLVSGGEYRLIEVNTIPAWAGLREATGIDAGAALVDYVLARSG, from the coding sequence ATGAAGGCGGTCATTCTCGGCAAGAACGGGGGCAGGCACACGGTCATGCTCCAGGAGGCCCTGGCCGCGCGCGGCGTGAACGCCCCCTGCCTGGCCATCAACCGGCTGACGGCCCGGCCCGGCCGGGACCCGCTGGCGACCTTGGCGGGCAAGGGGCCGGACGACCGGAGCCTGGCCGAAGCGGACGTTGTCTTCGTGCGCTGCGTGCCCGGCGGCTCCCTGGAGCAGGTCGTCTACCGCCTGGACATCCTGCACAACCTGGTGCTGGCCGGGAAATGGGTGGTCAATCCGCCCACGGCCATCGAGCGCGGAGTGGACAAGTATCTGGCCCTCGGCCTGCTGGCCAAGGAAGGGCTGCCCGTCCCGGCCACGGTGGTCACCGAGCGCGTGGACGAGGCCCTGGCCGCGTTCGCCGAACTGGGGGGCGACGTGGTGGTCAAGCCGCTGTTCGGGGCCGAGGGGCGCGGCATGAACCGGGTGCAGGACCCGGACGTGGCCTACCGCGTGTTCAAGGCCCTGGAACTGGGCGGATACGTCTATTATCTCCAGGAATACATGGAGCACGACAACGAGGACATCCGCCTGTTCGTCATCGGCGGCGAGGTCCTCGCGGCCATGCGCAGGCAGGGGACGACCTGGAAGACCAACATCTCGGTCGGGGCCAAGGGCGTGGCCCTTACGCCCGACCGGGAGTTGGCCGACATGGCCGTGCGCGCGGCGGCCGCCGTGGGGGCCGACTACGCCGGGGTCGACGTCCTGGTCAGCGGCGGGGAGTACCGGCTGATCGAGGTGAACACCATCCCGGCCTGGGCCGGTCTCAGGGAGGCGACGGGAATCGATGCCGGAGCCGCGCTTGTCGATTACGTCCTGGCCCGGTCAGGCTAG
- a CDS encoding HisA/HisF-related TIM barrel protein — MEIIPVIDLLNGEAVAAIRGERSIYRPVKSDIVATSAPLDVARALMRVSDCRTMYVADLDAIQGRPWHRDVLRELCRSLPVEFIVDAGVSGPDEVLALAGLGVGRAILGTETLPSLSMLDEMIAAAGRDRVLPSLDVRNGAVLTDAPELRGLHPLDGLARLVDMGLDTFILLTLDVVGTGGGPDWPLLEAAAKQFPGISILAGGGIASPDDLRRGAALGLKGGLTATALHRGWITAADAEADAGLA, encoded by the coding sequence ATGGAAATCATTCCGGTTATCGATCTGTTGAACGGGGAGGCCGTGGCCGCCATTCGCGGCGAGCGGTCCATATACCGTCCGGTGAAAAGCGACATCGTCGCCACTTCGGCCCCCCTGGACGTGGCCCGGGCCCTCATGCGGGTCAGCGATTGCCGGACCATGTACGTTGCCGACCTCGACGCCATCCAGGGCCGTCCCTGGCACCGGGACGTGCTGCGCGAACTCTGCCGGTCCCTGCCCGTGGAGTTCATCGTCGACGCGGGCGTGTCCGGCCCGGACGAGGTCCTGGCCCTGGCCGGACTCGGCGTGGGCCGCGCCATCCTCGGCACCGAGACCCTGCCCTCCCTGTCCATGCTCGACGAGATGATCGCGGCCGCGGGCAGGGACAGGGTACTGCCCAGCCTCGACGTGCGCAACGGGGCCGTGCTCACCGACGCCCCGGAACTCCGGGGGCTGCACCCGCTGGACGGGCTGGCCCGCCTGGTGGACATGGGACTCGACACCTTCATCCTGCTGACCCTGGACGTGGTCGGCACGGGCGGCGGCCCTGACTGGCCGCTGCTCGAGGCGGCCGCGAAACAATTCCCGGGCATATCCATCCTTGCGGGCGGCGGCATCGCCTCCCCGGACGACCTGCGCCGGGGCGCGGCGCTCGGCCTCAAGGGCGGGCTCACGGCCACCGCCCTGCACCGGGGCTGGATCACCGCCGCCGACGCAGAGGCCGACGCCGGGCTAGCCTGA